From the Rhinatrema bivittatum chromosome 3, aRhiBiv1.1, whole genome shotgun sequence genome, one window contains:
- the CALM2 gene encoding calmodulin-2 translates to MADQLTEEQIAEFKEAFSLFDKDGDGTITTKELGTVMRSLGQNPTEAELQDMINEVDADGNGTIDFPEFLTMMARKMKDTDSEEEIREAFRVFDKDGNGYISAAELRHVMTNLGEKLTDEEVDEMIREADIDGDGQVNYEEFVQMMTAK, encoded by the exons gcTGATCAATTGACAGAGGAGCAGATTGCAG AATTCAAAGAAGCCTTTTCACTATTTGACAAAGATGGAGATGGCACAATCACTACAAAAGAGTTGGGGACTGTAATGAGGTCATTGGGGCAGAACCCAACAGAAGCTGAGCTGCAGGATATGATTAATGAAGTAGATGCTGATG GCAATGGCACAATTGACTTCCCTGAATTTCTAACGATGATGGCAAGAAAAATGAAAGATACAGACAGTGAAGAAGAAATCAGAGAAGCGTTTCGTGTATTTGATAAG GATGGTAATGGCTATATTAGTGCAGCTGAACTCCGTCATGTTATGACAAACCTTGGTGAAAAGTTAACAGATGAAGAAGTTGATGAAATGATCAGGGAAGCAGATATTGATGGTGATGGTCAAGTAAATTATGAAG aatttgtacaGATGATGACAGCAAAGTGA